In Candidatus Binataceae bacterium, the following proteins share a genomic window:
- a CDS encoding TlpA disulfide reductase family protein, whose translation MKKLKRNWALIVVAAALIAAAFGPRVSTDGKLAAAPELALAAEVQTFNFSAPDLNGKQMSIKQWLGHPIVVDFWATWCAPCRRQVPELEELYEKYKKTKGLVVIGVSCDSIQGEGRGAVGPFVEEFGVTYPIVMASEGLVDALGVEALPTTYFVNPKGQIVSRIVGAGKRGEITDNVMSLLNTKPSNKSGEPVEHNDKTGHYVDL comes from the coding sequence ATGAAAAAGCTCAAACGCAACTGGGCGCTGATCGTTGTCGCCGCTGCTCTTATCGCGGCGGCCTTCGGTCCCCGCGTCTCGACCGATGGAAAACTAGCCGCCGCGCCTGAACTCGCTCTCGCCGCGGAAGTGCAGACCTTCAACTTCAGCGCGCCCGACCTGAACGGCAAGCAGATGAGTATCAAGCAATGGCTGGGGCATCCGATTGTCGTCGATTTCTGGGCGACGTGGTGCGCCCCGTGCCGCCGCCAGGTGCCTGAGCTCGAAGAGCTCTACGAGAAATATAAGAAGACGAAGGGCCTCGTCGTTATCGGCGTATCGTGCGATTCGATCCAGGGCGAGGGCCGCGGCGCGGTCGGCCCATTCGTCGAGGAGTTCGGCGTCACCTATCCGATCGTGATGGCCAGCGAAGGCCTGGTCGATGCGCTCGGCGTGGAAGCGCTCCCGACGACATATTTTGTCAACCCCAAGGGACAAATCGTCAGCCGAATCGTCGGCGCAGGCAAGCGCGGCGAAATCACCGATAACGTGATGTCGCTGCTCAACACCAAGCCATCAAACAAGAGCGGCGAGCCGGTCGAACATAACGACAAGACCGGCCATTACGTGGATCTCTAG
- a CDS encoding NAD(P)H-dependent glycerol-3-phosphate dehydrogenase has product MDDRIVVLGAGAWGTALAVMLARGGRSVTLCARRAEQCEAIDRARENSAYLPQVAIPDAIELSADWPAAVREPDTIVIAVPSRHARAALAPVASGIRPGAMLISATKGVEEDTLHTMSAMLREVAPPGTQIAVLSGPGFAAEVARGKPAALVAAAAEESVAVRARELFASRTLRVYSSTDVVGVELAGATKNVIAIAVGASDGLELGSSARAAVITRGLAEIMRLAAAGGGRRETIAGLAGLGDLVLTCTGDLSRNRTVGLRLGRGDRPDVKSDHAGKPVAEGIANARSVRALAARLGVEMPIVNAVYRALYEAAAPDTIVDELLSRELKPEF; this is encoded by the coding sequence ATGGATGATCGTATCGTGGTGCTCGGCGCGGGCGCGTGGGGGACTGCGCTGGCGGTGATGCTCGCGCGCGGTGGGCGCAGCGTGACGTTGTGCGCCCGACGTGCCGAGCAATGCGAGGCGATCGATCGCGCGCGCGAGAACTCAGCATATCTACCGCAAGTCGCGATTCCTGACGCGATCGAGCTGAGCGCCGACTGGCCGGCCGCGGTGCGCGAACCGGACACGATCGTGATTGCGGTGCCGTCGCGTCATGCGCGTGCGGCGCTGGCTCCCGTCGCGAGCGGGATTCGGCCGGGTGCGATGCTCATCAGCGCGACCAAGGGTGTGGAGGAAGATACGCTGCATACCATGAGCGCGATGCTGCGCGAGGTCGCGCCGCCGGGGACTCAGATCGCGGTCTTGAGCGGGCCGGGATTTGCCGCCGAGGTTGCACGCGGCAAGCCCGCGGCGCTGGTCGCGGCTGCTGCAGAGGAATCCGTCGCGGTTCGCGCGCGCGAACTGTTCGCCAGCCGCACGCTGCGGGTCTATTCCAGCACCGATGTCGTCGGTGTCGAGCTGGCAGGCGCTACGAAGAACGTGATCGCGATCGCAGTTGGCGCGAGCGACGGCCTCGAACTGGGATCGAGCGCGCGCGCCGCCGTTATCACGCGCGGACTCGCGGAGATCATGCGGCTCGCCGCGGCCGGCGGCGGACGCCGCGAAACGATCGCGGGTCTCGCGGGGCTAGGCGACCTCGTCCTCACGTGCACGGGCGATCTCTCTCGCAATCGTACCGTGGGACTCCGCCTCGGGCGCGGCGACCGGCCCGACGTGAAGTCCGACCATGCGGGCAAGCCGGTGGCTGAAGGGATCGCCAACGCGCGTTCGGTGCGCGCGCTCGCGGCGCGGCTCGGCGTCGAGATGCCGATCGTTAACGCCGTCTATCGCGCCCTCTATGAAGCGGCGGCGCCAGACACTATTGTAGATGAATTGCTCAGCCGCGAACTCAAGCCCGAGTTCTAG
- the dapB gene encoding 4-hydroxy-tetrahydrodipicolinate reductase: MANIIVVGAAGRMGRLLVALTTQDKAHKLVGAVEAKGTPAVGSDAGEVAGVSKLGVKIRDDYAAVAKPDTVTLDFTIASASMEHLEVAVKAGAAIVIGSTGFTPEMDARAKEIAPQTRTVIAPNMSAGISVLAKIAAEVAKLLPDFDAEVIEIHHRTKVDAPSGTALSLGKTIAAARGKDFGANAIYGREGITGVRPIDQIGMITIRAGDAVGDHTIIFGGQGERLELTHRAQSRDSLARGAIRAAAWLEKQKPGLYSMRDVLGM; encoded by the coding sequence ATGGCAAACATAATCGTCGTCGGCGCGGCTGGCCGGATGGGGCGGCTGCTGGTCGCACTCACCACGCAGGACAAGGCTCACAAACTCGTCGGAGCGGTGGAGGCCAAAGGTACCCCCGCGGTGGGTTCTGACGCGGGCGAAGTCGCCGGCGTGAGCAAGCTCGGCGTGAAGATCAGGGACGATTACGCCGCTGTCGCAAAGCCCGACACGGTCACGCTCGACTTCACGATCGCGTCGGCATCGATGGAGCATCTCGAGGTCGCCGTCAAAGCTGGCGCAGCGATCGTGATCGGCTCGACGGGCTTCACGCCGGAAATGGATGCGCGCGCGAAAGAGATCGCGCCCCAAACCCGCACCGTTATTGCGCCCAACATGAGCGCCGGGATCAGCGTGCTGGCGAAAATCGCGGCCGAGGTCGCAAAGCTTCTGCCCGACTTCGACGCCGAAGTTATCGAGATTCATCATCGCACCAAGGTCGATGCTCCGAGCGGCACCGCGCTCTCGCTTGGCAAGACAATCGCGGCAGCGCGCGGCAAGGATTTCGGCGCGAATGCAATCTACGGCCGCGAAGGAATCACCGGCGTGCGTCCGATCGACCAAATCGGGATGATCACGATTCGCGCCGGCGACGCGGTTGGCGATCACACGATCATTTTCGGTGGACAGGGCGAGCGCCTCGAGCTGACGCATCGCGCGCAGAGCCGCGACAGCCTGGCGCGCGGCGCGATACGCGCCGCGGCGTGGCTGGAGAAGCAGAAACCCGGGCTCTATTCGATGCGCGACGTTCTAGGAATGTAA